One genomic window of Medicago truncatula cultivar Jemalong A17 chromosome 1, MtrunA17r5.0-ANR, whole genome shotgun sequence includes the following:
- the LOC112418537 gene encoding uncharacterized protein: MGDGAGDGEERVHIYDRLWWILDPINGYYVKGTYNYLTTAEVPSEHGLFDDVWQKQVPLKVSVFSFLRNRLPTKDNLLHMRIIDHDDTSCIGGCGSSETADHLLFRCDHFGMVWHRIYQWLGISFIAPAVARAHLHQFGHLAGLPRSTHSFLPVIWMASVWVIWKERNNMIFNRKNVDLNHLAGNVKLMSFSWLKANMPTFAFSYNDWWRHPLLCKGGFV, encoded by the exons ATGGGTGACGGTGCGGGAGATGGTGAGGAGAGG GTCCATATTTATGACAGGTTGTGGTGGATTCTTGACCCTATTAACGGCTATTATGTTAAGGGGACTTATAATTATCTGACGACAGCGGAGGTTCCTTCTGAGCACGGTTTGTTTGATGACGTGTGGCAGAAGCAAGTCCCACTGAAGGTTTCTGTGTTTTCCTTCCTTCGCAATCGACTTCCAACTAAAGATAATCTCCTCCATATGAGAATCATTGATCATGACGACACTTCTTGTATAGGTGGGTGCGGTTCTTCTGAGACCGCAGACCATCTTCTCTTTCGATGTGATCATTTTGGTATGGTGTGGCATCGTATATATCAGTGGTTAGGCATTTCTTTTATTGCTCCAGCTGTCGCTAGAGCTCATCTTCATCAGTTTGGTCACTTGGCGGGGCTACCGCGATCTACACATTCTTTTCTGCCAGTAATCTGGATGGCTAGTGTATGggttatttggaaggaaagaaacaacatGATCTTTAACCGGAAGAATGTTGACTTGAATCATTTAGCAGGCAACGTCAAACTTATGTCTTTTTCTTGGCTAAAGGCAAATATGCCCACTTTCGCTTTTAGTTATAATGACTGGTGGCGACATCCTTTACTTTGTAAGGGTGGTTTTGTGTAG
- the LOC25483065 gene encoding ankyrin repeat domain-containing protein 13C-B, with translation MAGIDVAKFGHSPVHKAVILKDYGELKRILGGLPKLCNVGEIRTEAVSILEEEKADAISAVIDRRDVPNRDTPLHLAVKLGDEAAAEMLMVVGADWSLQNEQGWSALQEAICSREERIAKIIIKHYQPLAWAKWCRRLPRLVATMRRMRDFYMEINFNFESSVIPFISRIAPSDTYKIWKRGANLRADMTLAGFDGFRIQRSDQSVLFLGDGSEDGKVQPGSLCMISHKEKEVLNALDDAAFAANDEEVQQEVAAMSKTNIFRPGIDVTQAVLLPQLTWRRQEKTEMVGSWKAKVYDMHNVVVSIKSRGVPGAMTDDELFSSCNGNETESEELNDILTEDERRQLEDALKLDSSDLNNDSDEGIIAHRPSFRDIPIEDANGSNSGENKLEKKGWFGGWRKKDYKHEASSKKITPPRSSLCVEEKVSDLLGDSPSSYQIKPGRHSVEVVARGDEQRRKKDAKASSVNSDSSRSRHKDGSRENEYKKGLRPILWLSPNFPLKIEELLPLLDIVANKVKAIRRLRELLTTKLPMGTFPVKVAIPVVPTIRVLVTFTKFEELQPLDEFATPPTSPSMSGEESPAATNFSASSWFQWIKAPYRPSSSAAGSSSSRIENIPDPFAIPPDYTWVTAEEKKKKMQEKNKSKKGKSHKQ, from the exons ATGGCAGGGATTGATGTTGCAAAGTTTGGTCATAGTCCTGTTCATAAGGCTGTGATTTTGAAGGATTATGGTGAGCTTAAGAGGATACTTGGGGGTTTACCTAAGCTGTGTAATGTGGGTGAGATTCGTACGGAAGCGGTTTCAATTTTAGAGGAAGAGAAGGCTGATGCAATCTCTGCTGTGATTGATAGGCGTGATGTGCCGAATCGTGATACTCCTCTTCACTTGGCTGTTAAATTAGGGGATGAAGCGGCTGCTGAAATGCTTATGGTTGTTGGTGCTGATTGGAGTTTGCAGAATGAACAAGGGTGGAGTGCTCTTCAAGAAGCTATTTGCAGTCGAGAAGAGCGTATTGCCAAGATCATAATTAAGCATTATCAGCCTCTGGCTTGGGCGAAATGGTGTAGAAGGTTGCCTCGTTTGGTAGCGACGATGCGGAGGATGAGAGACTTTTATATGGAGATAAATTTCAATTTCGAGAGTTCTGTTATACCTTTCATTTCAAGGATTGCACCTTCAGACACTTACAAGATTTGGAAAAGGGGTGCGAATCTAAGGGCTGACATGACTTTGGCTGGTTTCGATGGTTTTAGAATTCAGAGATCAGATCAAAGTGTTCTTTTTCTTGGTGATGGTTCAGAGGATGGGAAAGTCCAGCCGGGATCACTCTGCATGATCTCACACAAGGAAAAGGAGGTACTTAATGCTCTAGACGATGCTGCCTTTGCGGCAAATGATGAAGAAGTTCAGCAAGAAGTGGCTGCAATGtctaaaacaaatatatttaggCCTGGTATTGATGTTACTCAAGCAGTTCTTTTGCCTCAGTTAACTTGGAGGCGCCAGGAGAAAACAGAAATGGTAGGATCTTGGAAAGCTAAGGTGTATGATATGCACAATGTTGTTGTAAGTATAAAATCTAGAGGAGTTCCTGGAGCTATGACAGATGATGAGTTATTCTCGTCCTGCAATGGAAATGAAACCGAGAGTGAAGAACTTAACGATATTTTGACCGAAGATGAAAGAAGGCAATTGGAGGATGCACTTAAGCTGGATTCGTCAGACCTGAACAATGATAGTGATGAGGGGATCATTGCTCATCGTCCAAGCTTTAGAGACATTCCTATTGAAGATGCTAACGGTAGCAATAGTGGAGAAAATAAGCTGGAAAAGAAAGGATGGTTTGGTGGATGgagaaaaaaagattataaacaTGAAGCATCGTCAAAGAAGATTACGCCACCAAGAAGTTCTCTTTGCGTAGAAGAAAAGGTGAGCGATTTATTGGGAGATTCTCCCTCAAGTTATCAGATTAAGCCAGGTAGACATTCTGTTGAGGTCGTTGCGAGGGGTGATGAGCAGCGGAGGAAAAAAGATGCCAAAGCTTCTTCTGTAAATTCTGATAGCAGCAGAAGTCGTCATAAGGATGGAAGTCGTGAAAATGAATATAAGAAAGGGTTGAGGCCTATTCTTTGGCTTTCGCCAAACTTTccattaaaaattgaagaacTCTTGCCATTGCTTGACATTGTTGCAAACAAAGTTAAAGCAATTCGTCGATTAAGAGAATTACTTACAACAAAACTTCCAATGGGAACTTTTCCTGTTAAG GTTGCCATTCCGGTGGTTCCCACCATCAGAGTACTGGTCACTTTTACAAAGTTTGAAGAACTTCAGCCATTAGATGAATTCGCAACACCGCCGACAAGTCCATCCATGTCAGGCGAAGAGAGCCCTGCAGCGACAAATTTCTCGGCTTCATCTTGGTTTCAGTGGATAAAGGCTCCATACCGCCCTAGTTCATCTGCGGCAGGTTCCAGCAGTAGTAGGATAGAAAATATTCCAGACCCGTTCGCAATTCCACCAGATTATACTTGGGTCACTgctgaagaaaagaagaaaaagatgcaagagAAGAACAAATCAAAGAAAGGGAAAAGTCATAAACAATGA
- the LOC25483064 gene encoding eukaryotic initiation factor 4A-6, with protein sequence MLETFCIGILKKLDYGLVHCQALVLAPTMELVLQIKEVMQDLGRFHGVKIHACVGGTSVPKEDRQRFLKVGGVHIIVGTPRCVYDMLQRGRTRLDCIKMFVMDEVDQMLSLGFKDKIDEIFKLLPCKIQVGVISATMPPEALEITRKFMKKPVTIQAKPDELTLEGIKQFYVDVEKEEWKLETLCDIFELTVKAKSITHCIVFVDTRCKVDWLTDKMQSRDHKVSVIQSDMDQNTRDIIVREFFSQSGSPHVLITTDPLVCGTDVHKVSLIVNYDLPAAPENYLYRIGRRSGQFGRCVAINFMTKDEATMIIDIQKFYNMVIEELPYNFDELL encoded by the exons ATGTTAGAAACATTCTGTATTGGAATTCTGAAGAAGCTTGATTATGGATTGGTTCATTGCCAGGCTTTGGTTTTGGCCCCAACCATGGAGCTGGTTTTACAGATTAAGGAGGTTATGCAAGATCTTGGTAGATTCCATGGTGTAAAGATTCATGCATGTGTCGGGGGGACAAGTGTTCCGAAGGAGGATCGTCAGCGCTTTCTCAAAGTTG gtGGTGTTCACATTATTGTTGGTACTCCGAGGTGTGTGTATGACATGCTGCAGAGGGGGCGTACTCGCCTAGATTGCATAAAGATGTTTGTTATGGATGAGGTTGATCAAATGCTTTCACTTGGTTTCAAGGATAAG ATCGATGAAATCTTCAAGCTACTACCATGCAAAATTCAGGTTGGAGTAATCTCTGCTACAATGCCACCTGAAGCCCTTGAGATTACTAGGAAGTTCATGAAAAAGCCTGTGACAATTCAGGCAAAGCCTGATGAGCTGACCCTTGAGGGTATCAAGCAGTTTTATGTCGATGTTGAGAAGGAAGAGTGGAAGCTAGAGACACTATGCGACATCTTTGAGCTGACCGTTAAAGCTAAATCGATCACTCATTGTATTGTCTTTGTGGATACCAGGTGCAAAGTGGATTGGCTCACGGACAAGATGCAAAGCAGAGATCATAAAGTGTCAGTCATCCAGAGTGACATGGACCAGAACACTAGGGATATCATTGTGCGCGAGTTCTTTTCCCAGTCTGGCTCTCCTCATGTTCTCATTACCACAGACCCCTTGGTTTGTGGTACAGATGTGCATAAAGTATCTCTGATCGTAAACTATGATCTCCCAGCTGCGCCTGAAAACTATCTTTATCGTATAGGCCGCCGGAGTGGGCAATTTGGAAGATGTGTTGCTATAAACTTTATGACAAAGGATGAGGCTACAATGATCATAGATATTCAGAAATTCTACAATATGGTTATAGAGGAGCTGCCATATAATTTTGATGAGTTGCTCTGA
- the LOC120578115 gene encoding uncharacterized mitochondrial protein AtMg00810-like produces the protein MNDLGILHHFLGIEIYQEDDGVFICQKKYAEKILKKFGMFGCNPTDTPLVVNEKLKKEDGGKKVDASNYRSLVGNLFYLTNTRPDIMFAASLLSRFMNDPSHIHLGAAKRVLRYIQGTLDYGIKYDSKVESKLIGFCDNDWAGCMDDMKSTSGYVFSLGSGAVSWCSKKQQTVAQSSAEAEYISAGLATQQTIWLKRILEDFGEKQEAVTIHCDNKSAIAMAENPIFDGRTKHIAIKHHFIREAIEDDVPSNIILQDK, from the coding sequence ATGAATGATCTGGGCATACTACATCATTTTCTTGGAATTGAAATTTACCAAGAGGATGATGGAGTCTTCATTTGTCAAAAGAAATATGCTGAGAAAATATTGAAGAAGTTTGGAATGTTTGGCTGCAATCCAACTGATACACCTTTAGTTgtgaatgaaaaattgaagaaagaagATGGAGGAAAGAAGGTCGATGCTAGTAACTATAGAAGTTTGGTTGGTAATCTATTTTATCTCACTAATACAAGACCTGATATCATGTTTGCTGCAAGTTTACTTTCTCGGTTCATGAATGATCCAAGCCATATCCATCTAGGAGCCGCAAAAAGGGTGTTGAGATATATTCAAGGCACTTTGGACTATGGAATCAAATATGACAGCAAGGTTGAAAGTAAGTTAATTGGCTTTTGCGATAATGACTGGGCAGGTTGTATGGATGACATGAAAAGCACCTCTGGATATGTTTTCTCATTAGGTTCAGGAGCAGTTTCGTGGTGCTCAAAGAAACAACAAACTGTTGCTCAATCTTCTGCAGAAGCTGAATATATTTCAGCTGGCTTAGCTACTCAACAAACAATATGGTTGAAGAGAATACTTGAAGACTTTGGTGAGAAACAAGAAGCTGTGACTATCCATTGTGATAATAAATCAGCCATTGCTATGGCTGAGAATCCCATCTTTGATGGAAGAACAAAGCATATAGCCatcaaacatcatttcattCGAGAAGCAATTGAAGATGATGTGCCATCAAACATCATTTTGCAAGACAAATGA
- the LOC25483061 gene encoding hydroxyethylthiazole kinase, translating into MEEKKKEELEWRRKTWKLVSKVRLESPLIQCITNFVSMDLMANTLLSAGASPAMVHSLEEIHEFTPRVSALCLNVGTLSSSSLPAMIAAAKLCSQLDIPWVLDPVAVSASSFRFDACVQLVQFKPTVIRGNASEIISLSSCSLQSSAASMGVDSTHGSMDAVEAAKLLAQTSGAIVAVSGATDIVTDGNQVVGAHNGVPLMQKITATGCAVTALIAAFVAVDKSHALDAAVSALAVFGVAGELGMKMAKGPASLRMHLIDSLYGLDEATLQSHVNITSLC; encoded by the exons atggaagagaagaagaaagaagagttGGAATGGAGAAGAAAGACATGGAAACTAGTTTCAAAGGTTCGATTGGAATCACCACTGATTCAATGCATAACTAATTTTGTATCAATGGATTTAATGGCGAATACTCTCTTATCAGCTGGTGCATCACCTGCAATGGTTCATTCACTCGAAGAGATTCATGAATTCACTCCACGTGTCAGTGCTCTCTGTCTTAATGTTGGAACACTctcatcttcttctcttccTGCTATGATAGCTGCTGCTAAGCTATGCTCTCAGTTGGATATCCCTTGGGTTCTTGATCCTGTTGCTGTCTCTGCTTCTTCTTTCCGTTTCGATGCTTGCGTTCAACTTGTTCAATTCAAACCAACTGTTATTCGAGGAAATGCCTCTGAAATTATCTCCCTTTCTTCTTGCTCACTTCAATCCTCCGCTGCCTCAATG GGTGTGGACAGTACTCACGGTTCAATGGATGCAGTTGAAGCAGCAAAGTTGTTGGCTCAAACAAGTGGTGCCATAGTTGCAGTGTCAGGGGCCACTGACATTGTCACAGATGGAAATCAAGTTGTTGGTGCTCACAATGGTGTGCCATTGATGCAAAAAATAACAGCAACGGGGTGTGCAGTCACTGCACTTATTGCTGCCTTTGTTGCAGTTGACAAAAGCCATGCTTTAGATGCGGCAGTATCAGCATTAGCTGTATTCGGTGTTGCCGGTGAGTTGGGAATGAAGATGGCGAAAGGTCCTGCATCGTTGCGGATGCACTTGATAGATTCACTCTACGGTCTTGATGAAGCTACCTTGCAATCTCATGTTAATATCACTAGCTTGTGTTGA